One Triplophysa rosa linkage group LG9, Trosa_1v2, whole genome shotgun sequence genomic window carries:
- the tysnd1 gene encoding peroxisomal leader peptide-processing protease, whose translation MKTIEEACCVVTASETPLDLSSGSQNKAMSCSGVFVNSQYGIVVCTGIVFSEFINEHFAKNDSNPLYFDNFCKHMKVYVDYTKRTDVSDNCNQRIMDRPNVIRQEAKLLMMVNCLEFQDAFHKIFKRADNWGFYSGSEDTGVLKHSRFLSWFAFLKVPTSSTFSESVPWLKSCNLKKGFAVLACGSPFGGLCPDLFMNTISKGIVSNLAGDENALILTDARCLPGTEGGGLFVSQEDRAYLVGLIISPLCWKSDEWIGLTLVCSVHLILKNMLKVVESQKSLTKMSSEFIYNSLQAPLTNNVRSVCGCERYPDVVLIDAGYLWGSGVLLNQQLVLTCRHVVNDKSVLTVKANMGGRFHTVSGEVLYSSAPSSPYDIAVVKLQEPVLNLLTPRFATHFNPGEDVVVIGYGALGGSSGPSLTSGILSRVITHQSQPVMLQTTCAVQSGASGGAVVRPSTGELLGVVSSNTRDFSAKVTYPHLNFSIPVTVLEPLLRLFAQTGNDAVFKALDNAEEDVRKTWRLQSIQSKL comes from the exons ATGAAGACTATTGAGGAGGCGTGTTGTGTTGTCACAGCATCTGAGACGCCCCTCGACCTCAGTTCTGGGTCTCAGAATAAAGCAATGAGTTGTAGTGGAGTATTTGTAAACTCCCAGTATGGAATTGTAGTCTGCACTGGCATTGTGTTTTCTGAGTTTATAAATGAACATTTCGCGAAAAATGACTCAAACCCGTTGTATTTTGACAATTTTTGTAAACATATGAAAGTGTACGTAGATTACACAAAGCGTACTGACGTTTCCGATAACTGTAACCAGAGGATAATGGACCGACCCAACGTGATCCGTCAAGAGGCGAAACTGTTAATGATGGTTAACTGTTTAGAGTTTCAAGACGCATTTCATAAAATCTTCAAGAGGGCAGATAACTGGGGTTTTTATAGTGGCAGTGAGGACACAGGGGTTCTGAAACACTCCAGGTTCCTAAGCTGGTTTGCTTTTCTTAAAGTGCCTACTTCATCCACCTTTAGTGAATCTGTGCCATGGTTGAAGAGTTGCAATCTTAAAAAGGGATTTGCTGTCCTCGCCTGTGGATCTCCTTTTGGTGGTCTCTGTCCAGATCTTTTCATGAACACCATCAGTAAAGGTATTGTGAGTAATCTTGCCGGAGATGAAAATGCACTGATCCTGACTGATGCCCGCTGCTTGCCTGGCACTGAAGGAGGAGGACTGTTTGTTAGTCAAGAAGATAGAGCTTACCTTGTGGGTCTGATCATTTCACCACTATGCTGGAAGTCAGACGAATGGATTGGGTTGACATTAGTGTGCTCTGTTCATTTAATTCTGAAAAATATGCTAAAGGTTGTTGAGTCTCAGAAGTCActgacaaagatgtcatcagaGTTCATCTATAATTCTCTTCAAGCACCATTAACAAACAATGTCAGGTCAGTGTGTGGGTGTGAACGTTACCCAGATGTGGTACTGATCGACGCTGGTTACTTGTGGGGTTCTGGTGTACTGCTAAACCAGCAATTGGTACTGACCTGCAGGCATGTGGTGAATGACAAATCGGTGCTTACAGTCAAAGCCAACATGGGAGGAAG ATTTCATACAGTGAGTGGTGAGGTGCTGTACTCATCAGCACCATCATCTCCCTATGATATTGCTGTGGTGAAGCTTCAGGAGCCCGTCTTGAATTTACTAACTCCCCGGTTTGCCACACACTTTAACCCAG GTGAGGACGTAGTTGTCATCGGTTACGGGGCTTTAGGAGGTAGCTCTGGACCTTCCTTGACGTCAGGGATCTTATCCAGAGTCATCACCCATCAGTCACAACCTGTGATGTTGCAAACTACATGTGCAGTACAGTCTGGAGCCAGTGGTGGCGCTGTGGTTCGTCCTAGCACTGGGGAACTATTGG GAGTCGTGTCTAGCAACACAAGAGACTTTTCAGCAAAAGTGACATATCCTCACCTCAACTTCAGCATCCCAGTGACAGTTCTTGAGCCGCTGCTGAGACTCTTTGCTCAAACTGGAAATGACGCTGTGTTTAAGGCATTAGACAACGCAGAGGAAGATGTCAGAAAAACATGGAGACTACAGAGCATTCAAAGCAAGCTTTGA